The following nucleotide sequence is from uncultured Methanobrevibacter sp..
TGTGGTCAATGTAGATGTCAGCGTTTGGAACTGTTCTGTACAATCCAACCAGATATGTCTTGTTGTTAGAATCAATCAACAGTTTGACTCCGTTTCCGCCGTTGTCATCTTCCCAGACGACTGTACCGTTTAATGTTGTTCTGTTTCCATCGGTTGCATTGTATCCTTCAACATTGGCTTTTATAATATAACCGTCTTTATAGTATTTGAGGTAAGTGTCAGGTATTTTATTGACAGTTGATTCATCAAAAGCAGTTTTTTTAAGGTCGGATGAATCATCGGTAGTGATATGAATAAATGCAAAAATGACTGCACATATCACCAATATAATTATTATGTAATCAATTATTGTGAATTTCAATTTCATAAAAGATCCTATTCTTCATATAATGCGCCAACTGGACAAACGTCAACGCATTCGCCGCAATTGTTGCATTTGCTTTCATCGATAATGATTGTGTATGCTCTTCTTTGAATTGCTTCTTCTAAACATACATCAATACAATCTTCGCAAACTCCACATTCTTCCATATCTACTTTCAATTGATACACCATTAAAATTTTATTATGATTTAATTTAACTTTCTCAATGTTTATATAGTTTGTTGAAAATAATTTTTTGGCATTCCTAAAGTTTTTAATATTATAATTGACAAAAACTTTAGTAGGTGTAATAAATGATATTTAACAAGGGTATTTCAATAATATTGTCCGTTTTATTTTTCATGTTTTTAATGTTATTGTTCTCATCAGTTTCAGCCTTATTTTTAAATGGTGGATTATTGCCTTTTGTAGGCGTTTTCATGTTTGTAATATTCTATTTCATTACAAGGGCATTTTATTGCTATCTTAGAAATGATGATAAATACAAGAACAACCGTCAGATTTCCAGTGATATGCCTGGTGAAAAATATTTTACTAAAGGCGAATCCGACATTAAGAAAGTATTCATTGTTGTTTGGGTAATTGTGATTTTAATATTGACTTCCGTTTCATTATGGTTATATTCTTTTAATAATGGTTTGGTTTAAATTTGATAAAAATTTTCAAAAAACCAAAACATTTATATAGTATACATGCACATATTAGTTATTATATGCATGGGTGCCCGAGCGGCCAAAGGGGAAGGACTTAAGATCCTTTGGCATAGGCCTTCGAGGGTTCGAATCCCTTCCCATGCACTACTTATATTTTTTCCGATAATTTCGCCTTAGTGGCTCAGGTGGTAGAGCGCTACCTTGGTAAGGTAGAAGTCGGGGGTTCGAATCCCCCCTAAGGCTTTCAAAACTATTTTTTTTAAGGATATTTGCATTTTACATGAGTATTCTTTCTAATTTTTTTCCAATCAAAAGTTTTAAATACTGCTAACTACCTTAAAGTTTAAATTGTTATAAATTAAAAATATTATAAATAAAATTTTTAAGGTGAAAAAATTGAATCATAAAAAGATAATACTCGTAGGTTTCATATCTGCTTTTGTGGCAGTGTTGACATCAATCTTAGGAGTTGCCGGTACAATCATCGGTTCTGTTATCAGTTCTGTATTGTACAACATGCTTACTGAAGCTTTATCCAACCCTGTTTCTGAAGCAAAGTTCAGTAAAAGTTTTGAATGGGAAATCGCATATATATTTCCATTGGTTGTTATAGGCTTAATTCAATTATTATTAATTTTCGCTTTATTATCTCAATGGGGAATTTTACCTCAAACATTCCTTAATGCATTCCTGTCCCTACAGAATTTGGCAAATAACAGTTTATACAGGATTTTAGGAGTAGCAATGATTATTATCAGCGTATATCCTCTGCTTTTAAATCCGGATATAATTAAAAAATCACACGGTGCAATCATTGCATTCGTTGGATTAATATTCCTGGCAAGGGGTTTTGTAGATGCGGGAAATGTCATAACCAATATCTATGACGGAGTATTTGCCAGGTTTGACTTTCCAATTGCAGTTATTGCATTGATATTGATTGTCTTTGTGATATATAAAATATTGGTGTCTGCCAGGGACACTGAAAAAGAATCCAAAATGTTCTCGCATAAAGTTAATCAGGGAAATTTCTCCAAATCCAATGCCAGAAAAGTTCATCACTCTCCAAAACATGATGACTTTGCATATGAGAAAAAAAGAAAAGGTATTCGTGTAAGAAATCACAAACCGATAAATCAGCTAAGACATGAGGATAAGGTTCAATTTGAAAATCATTTAAGTGAAGAAAAACCTCAAACCGGTATTAACAGGTCTTCAAGCAATATCCAATTTGAATCTAATGATCTTTTGGATGACTATAAGAAATAGTGAGTTAAATGAGCAAACGTGATAAGACATTAAAGGAAATTCTGGATTTGATTTTATATGAAAATCCATCCACCCAGGATGAAATAGCCGAAAAATTAGGAATCACACGCAGATATGTCACTCAACTGTTGCAGCCCCTTGTCAAGGAGGGCACAGTCAAAAGAGCATACATGATTGATTTGAAAAGCTATCAGAATGCGGTAGAATCTGTTGGGGATTATGTCAATACCAAAAATTCTCCTGGCAATGTTTTAATCAATGATATGTTGGCCAATATGGCAAGACATGTCCACTCACAGCTTGAAATGTCCTTTGATGCTGTTTTGGAATATGATGAGGATAAGGCAAGCAAGGCGTTGGAGATGGACTTTGCCACAAACAATATGGTTGAAAAAATCAGAACCTCCGTTGAAACCATTGTCAGCATCAATCAGCATTCCGAAATTTCAAAATCAATTCTTTACAATGAGATTGCATATGACCTGGAGCGTATTGGGGACTACTGCGGTCATATTGCAAAATTTGTAATCAATGATGTTTATGAGATTGATGACAACATATTGAAAAAATTGAAAAAGATGTATAAGACTGCACAATCCATGATTAGTATTGCCATGAAGGCATTTATTGAAGGCAAAACCGAGCTGAAAGATGATGTTATGGATTTGGCGGATACAAT
It contains:
- a CDS encoding 4Fe-4S binding protein, encoding MKVDMEECGVCEDCIDVCLEEAIQRRAYTIIIDESKCNNCGECVDVCPVGALYEE
- a CDS encoding phosphate uptake regulator PhoU, which produces MSKRDKTLKEILDLILYENPSTQDEIAEKLGITRRYVTQLLQPLVKEGTVKRAYMIDLKSYQNAVESVGDYVNTKNSPGNVLINDMLANMARHVHSQLEMSFDAVLEYDEDKASKALEMDFATNNMVEKIRTSVETIVSINQHSEISKSILYNEIAYDLERIGDYCGHIAKFVINDVYEIDDNILKKLKKMYKTAQSMISIAMKAFIEGKTELKDDVMDLADTIHIMQSKAINLIATQMAESTFDEKERSNYFIYLFRLVKAFKRIGDISVEMVDVAVEFHDNIPRPTTPRTFR